The nucleotide sequence CATGATAGGCAACCGGTTCTGACGACTTAATAACTACTCGACTGTAGTTATCAGAAGACCAGTACTGAACCGGGAGGACATCAGCGCTGCCGGAAATTTTTTCCAGGTATTTTTTTGTCGTATCAACCTGCCCTCTCTCTGCACCCTCGTTATTGTTTTGAGCTCCTTGCTGTGCGGCCTTACCTGCCTTCTCTTTACGATCTATCTCAGCAAGAATTTCCTGCTTGTTTCTCTGCGTTGACTCTACTTTTTTCAACGCAGACAAAACAATCTTTGTCCGGGGAGCTGTTTTGACCTCCTTTACAGGAGGGGCTTCAGGAGCTTGTTGCGCCTTTTGAAGAACAGGAGGAACTGTTCTTTGCGGAACAGAGCTGACCGAATTCTTCTCCGGCGGAACAACAGTTCCTTTTTCCGCCGTTTTTATCGGTGCTGCCGATTGAACAGGGTGTGCAGAAGGAGACGGCGTTGATGACGTTGGCGGATTTTCTGCTGACGTTATCGACTCAACCTGTGATGTGCTTATAATCGGCTTCCGAAGCACAGGAGGAGCTACAGCGGGGCTAACTTCGATTTTTTTGGCTGGGGTGTTGATACTGTTCGGGCAAAACTTGGGGCTGGCGTACTGCTTGTCTTTTCTTGATAGTCAGGATTCTTCTCCAGGACCTCTATCAATTTCTCCAACTGTCGTTTGACCAACCTCTTTTTGCTGCTGGTCGGATAAGAACGCATCAGCCGATCATAATACTGAACAGCCTGTTTGAAATTTCCTCTCTCCTCCTGCTCGATTTGGGCCAAGGCGTAGAGCGCATTATCAGCCTTATTACCTTTTGGGAAAAAGGTCAAAACATCTTGGTAAAAAGAAACGGCCTTGTCAAGATCGGTAGTAAGAGCAAAGCGATCGTACATCGTACGATACATACGCGCTATGGTGTACAAACAGGAGGACGCCCTTGTGCTTTTGGGATCTATACGATAGATACGCTGCAACTCGTGGATGCCGGTCAACCATTTTTCACGCTTTACGGCCAGCGAGGGATTATTGCGCAGCTTATAATAATAATCGCTGGCCTGCTTGTACTGCCACTCCACCGTGTTTTTATAGGAGGAGGACGACGCACCAGTCGCTGCCGTCGCGATGCCGGGGAGCCCTATCAGAAAGAGCACTACTATCAGCAACCGGAAAAAATGACCGCAGCA is from Candidatus Electrothrix sp. GW3-4 and encodes:
- a CDS encoding tetratricopeptide repeat protein — protein: MLFLIGLPGIATAATGASSSSYKNTVEWQYKQASDYYYKLRNNPSLAVKREKWLTGIHELQRIYRIDPKSTRASSCLYTIARMYRTMYDRFALTTDLDKAVSFYQDVLTFFPKGNKADNALYALAQIEQEERGNFKQAVQYYDRLMRSYPTSSKKRLVKRQLEKLIEVLEKNPDYQEKTSSTPAPSFARTVSTPQPKKSKLAPL